A DNA window from Halichondria panicea chromosome 16, odHalPani1.1, whole genome shotgun sequence contains the following coding sequences:
- the LOC135350341 gene encoding palmitoyltransferase ZDHHC9-like isoform X3, producing the protein MVTKYSPIMTVRKYERFRGNNRFFCCGYLISARQIGIMVFVAILLVIVFALFLAFDSRFLIANVYPIGVGAIFPIIAAFGLFYSMAFLLKTGCTDPGIIPRAKTDELDYQLRQADDVIKQGTARYMTITVKGEQQKLKWCATCEIWRPPRASHCGLCNNCYEHFDHHCPWVGNCVAKRNYRYFYLFLVSVFCMCIYGMGCNVAVIVLASKMTNFGDALKTYPASVIEFAICGLGAVAVSGLACMHTWLIATMQTTNEDIKGTFNPRRQGRDVSNPYTQRNCCKNFLLVICGPFQPSLIDRRGVVDLDEEDAAERSDYGSTAGTVVHSTAVPGSSSPASKPSTDNESPSAVIGSTEVEVHASDDETETHKLITNDVN; encoded by the exons ATGGTGACAAAGTATTCTCCTATCATGACTGTGCGGAAGTATGAACGATTTCGTGGTAACAATCGGTTTTTTTGTTGTGGGTATCTGATATCTGCTCGCCAGATAGGGATCATGGTCTTTGTGGCCATCCTGTTGGTGATTGTGTTTGCCCTCTTCTTGGCATTTGA ctCTCGATTCCTTATCGCTAACGTGTATCCAATAGGAGTGGGGGCCATCTTCCCCATTATTGCTGCTTTTGGTCTTTTCTATTCCATGGCCTTCCTCCTCAAGACTGGCTGCACTGACCCCGGCATCATCCCTCGAGCAAAGACCGATGAGCTAGATTACCAACTAAGGCAGGCCGATGATG TTATAAAACAAGGTACAGCACGATACATGACGATTACAGTCAAAGGAGAACAGCAAAAGCTCAAGTGGTGTGCCACTTGCGAGATATGGCGACCCCCAAGAGCCTCCCATTGTGGGCTCTGTAACAACTGCTATG AACATTTTGATCATCACTGTCCATGG GTTGGCAACTGTGTGGCAAAGAGGAACTACCGTTACTTCTACTTATTCTTAGTGTCTGTGTTTTGTATGTGTATCTATGGCATGGGCTGCAATGTGGCTGTCATTGTTCTTG CCTCCAAGATGACGAACTTTGGTGATGCTCTCAAGACGTACCCTGCCTCTGTCATAGAGTTTGCTATTTGTGGCCTTGGTGCCGTTGCTGTATCTGGGCTTGCCTGTATGCACACATGGCTCATAGCAACCATGCAGACAACTAATGAAGAT ATCAAGGGAACTTTTAACCCACGGCGACAAGGTCGTGATGTCAGCAATCCTTATACTCAGCGAAACTGCTGCAAGAACTTCCTGTTGGTCATCTGTGGCCCTTTCCAACCCAG tcttATTGATCGCCGTGGAGTGGTGGACCTGGATGAAGAAGATGCTGCTGAGAGGTCTGATTATGGCAGCACTGCTGGTACCGTGGTACATAGTACAGCTGTTCCTGGG TCCTCTTCGCCAGCCTCGAAACCAAGTACTGACAACGAAAGTCCATCAGCAGTTATAGGTTCGACAGAGGTTGAAGTTCATGCCAGCGATGATGAGACCGAAACACACAAGCTCATAACAAACGACGTAAACTGA
- the LOC135350342 gene encoding pituitary-specific positive transcription factor 1-like, with product MEEYQANGGNGAYPQPGAADSNPSPAQQHVQSPGPLQSPTTTMPTKSPLDVPTNPIFSKDGHLHAQFSPTLHYGGAAMHPGAPIALHQVLRPNVPLQPPPLGRMRHIPPPIPLIAANINSNGEIRSPLTQFPPGYIPMSSPNTTMPYQPVIQSPHTHRTIPQGQQPDPDSTEVKDLETFAIEFKQRRIKLGYTQTNVGQALAEVHGTDFSQTTICRFENLQLSFKNAQKLKPILEKWLEEAEKLGAKHHKEEEQSPERRRKRRTSIGVAAKETLERHFIGQPKPSSSDIGKVADVLNLDKEVVRVWFCNRRQREKRVRHSVSSPTKDGSPTTPNSAR from the coding sequence atggaAGAGTACCAGGCAAACGGCGGGAATGGAGCGTACCCACAACCTGGAGCTGCAGATAGCAACCCCTCTCCTGCACAGCAGCATGTACAGAGCCCAGGCCCATTGCAAAGCCCCACCACAACTATGCCCACCAAAAGTCCACTCGATGTTCCTACCAATCCCATTTTCTCCAAGGATGGCCATCTCCATGCTCAGTTCTCTCCCACTCTCCATTATGGTGGTGCAGCTATGCACCCTGGTGCGCCTATTGCTTTACATCAAGTGCTGAGGCCCAACGTCCCCCTGCAACCTCCTCCGTTGGGACGAATGCGCCATATCCCTCCACCAATTCCGCTGATTGCAGCTAACATAAACAGCAATGGAGAGATTCGTTCTCCTCTGACACAGTTCCCTCCAGGATACATCCCCATGTCTTCGCCTAACACCACGATGCCCTATCAGCCCGTTATACAGAGCCCACACACCCATCGCACGATTCCACAAGGACAACAGCCAGATCCCGACTCAACAGAAGTTAAAGACCTCGAGACTTTTGCAATTGAATTCAAGCAGCGTCGAATAAAGCTTGGCTACACTCAAACGAACGTCGGCCAAGCACTTGCTGAAGTTCACGGTACTGATTTTAGTCAAACTACAATCTGCAGATTCGAAAACTTGCAGCTAAGTTTCAAAAATGCTCAAAAGTTGAAGCCGATCCTCGAAAAATGGCTGGAAGAAGCCGAGAAGCTTGGAGCTAAGCATCACAAAGAGGAGGAGCAGTCCCCTGAGAGGAGACGAAAGAGGCGCACATCAATTGGTGTTGCTGCAAAAGAAACGTTAGAGAGACATTTTATTGGTCAACCGAAGCCAAGCTCAAGTGATATAGGCAAGGTGGCAGATGTTCTCAATCTTGACAAGGAGGTGGTACGTGTTTGGTTTTGCAACCGGCGacaaagagaaaagagagTCAGGCATTCCGTAAGCAGCCCCACAAAAGATGGCAGTCCAACTACTCCTAATTCAGCTAGATAA
- the LOC135350341 gene encoding palmitoyltransferase ZDHHC9-like isoform X1 yields the protein MVTKYSPIMTVRKYERFRGNNRFFCCGYLISARQIGIMVFVAILLVIVFALFLAFDSRFLIANVYPIGVGAIFPIIAAFGLFYSMAFLLKTGCTDPGIIPRAKTDELDYQLRQADDVIKQGTARYMTITVKGEQQKLKWCATCEIWRPPRASHCGLCNNCYEHFDHHCPWVGNCVAKRNYRYFYLFLVSVFCMCIYGMGCNVAVIVLASKMTNFGDALKTYPASVIEFAICGLGAVAVSGLACMHTWLIATMQTTNEDIKGTFNPRRQGRDVSNPYTQRNCCKNFLLVICGPFQPSLIDRRGVVDLDEEDAAERSDYGSTAGTVVHSTAVPGIPIESSSKPNDQSQELLNPVQSSSPASKPSTDNESPSAVIGSTEVEVHASDDETETHKLITNDVN from the exons ATGGTGACAAAGTATTCTCCTATCATGACTGTGCGGAAGTATGAACGATTTCGTGGTAACAATCGGTTTTTTTGTTGTGGGTATCTGATATCTGCTCGCCAGATAGGGATCATGGTCTTTGTGGCCATCCTGTTGGTGATTGTGTTTGCCCTCTTCTTGGCATTTGA ctCTCGATTCCTTATCGCTAACGTGTATCCAATAGGAGTGGGGGCCATCTTCCCCATTATTGCTGCTTTTGGTCTTTTCTATTCCATGGCCTTCCTCCTCAAGACTGGCTGCACTGACCCCGGCATCATCCCTCGAGCAAAGACCGATGAGCTAGATTACCAACTAAGGCAGGCCGATGATG TTATAAAACAAGGTACAGCACGATACATGACGATTACAGTCAAAGGAGAACAGCAAAAGCTCAAGTGGTGTGCCACTTGCGAGATATGGCGACCCCCAAGAGCCTCCCATTGTGGGCTCTGTAACAACTGCTATG AACATTTTGATCATCACTGTCCATGG GTTGGCAACTGTGTGGCAAAGAGGAACTACCGTTACTTCTACTTATTCTTAGTGTCTGTGTTTTGTATGTGTATCTATGGCATGGGCTGCAATGTGGCTGTCATTGTTCTTG CCTCCAAGATGACGAACTTTGGTGATGCTCTCAAGACGTACCCTGCCTCTGTCATAGAGTTTGCTATTTGTGGCCTTGGTGCCGTTGCTGTATCTGGGCTTGCCTGTATGCACACATGGCTCATAGCAACCATGCAGACAACTAATGAAGAT ATCAAGGGAACTTTTAACCCACGGCGACAAGGTCGTGATGTCAGCAATCCTTATACTCAGCGAAACTGCTGCAAGAACTTCCTGTTGGTCATCTGTGGCCCTTTCCAACCCAG tcttATTGATCGCCGTGGAGTGGTGGACCTGGATGAAGAAGATGCTGCTGAGAGGTCTGATTATGGCAGCACTGCTGGTACCGTGGTACATAGTACAGCTGTTCCTGGG ATACCCATAGAATCATCTTCTAAGCCAAATGACCAATCACAAGAGTTACTAAACCCTGTTCAGTCCTCTTCGCCAGCCTCGAAACCAAGTACTGACAACGAAAGTCCATCAGCAGTTATAGGTTCGACAGAGGTTGAAGTTCATGCCAGCGATGATGAGACCGAAACACACAAGCTCATAACAAACGACGTAAACTGA
- the LOC135350336 gene encoding DDB1- and CUL4-associated factor 6-like isoform X2, translating to MYASYSQKEVGLINDHALSRTARNSHYLVTRLKRSSTLKGHTGCVNSVSWNESGTQLVSGSDDCHLNFYDSASRTIWHRIHTSHLSNIFSAKFLPWSSDLQVVSCAGVGTVEHTQLSPDGEYVGHQFHCHTSLTYQVGTIPASPNEFLTCEEKGYVRMFDLRVKSSCHCHGCMQDVLYDFPSAVTCMAVHPLSSHYVAIAVGDGTLKLLDRRKIGVALTETSPYNMTQDSTHYKYRPECIGIEPRKITSVQFNHVGSELLVSYSEDYVYLFNSGLFGTGSTHSSAIPKPVYLSDSYMYSPLVCRKRSHQAQTKLLSSMPSIEPSGGADLPVVQNSSSNDEPPPVKKFRLRGDWSDTGPNARPDGSPELRESSRPSHSLMSRMSQMFARWIDISLSPEEGEASEGSENVPRVNTSLTSSNSSNDSSFQLFATDEEEISRTHPAENQESELNQSSVDHAQHVEEAAIVPTDSSFSDGVKKCNLSPVDRNEVAATSCVSSTCLVEEPETAIPTINIIEGETDSDDEDDAQSQNWKSQLRAQEVPESGTVKSGKQEFTDCLQPFMIYKGHRNSRTMIKQASFWGDNWIMSGSDCGRVFVWDKWSGQIVNMLEADSHVVNCIQPHPHAYLLATSGIDYDVKLWEPTADVPCCLDNKEDVVKRNETMLRENRNTITVPSMFVFRILSYLNRRRRMHRDLEEEDEDSPND from the exons ATGTATGCATCTTACTCGCAGAAGGAAGTTGGTCTAATCAATGATCATGCTCTCTCAAGAACAGCAAGAA ACTCTCACTACCTGGTAACGAGGCTGAAGAGGTCCAGTACATTGAAGGGACACACTGGATGT GTCAACTCTGTATCATGGAACGAGTCTGGGACTCAACTGGTGTCTGGGTCTGATGACTGCCATCTGAACTTCTATGACTCTGCATCACGGACA ATATGGCACCGCATTCACACGAGTCACCTATCCAACATTTTCAGTGCAAAATTTCTCCCGTGGTCATCTGACCTCCAAGTGGTGTCATGTGCTGGTGTGGGTACCGTGGAGCACACCCAGCTCTCACCTGATGGAGAGTACGTGGGACACCAGTTCCATTGTCATACATCTCTTACTTATCAG GTAGGAACTATTCCAGCCTCTCCTAATGAGTTTCTGACATGCGAGGAGAAGGGTTATGTGCGGATGTTTGATCTCAGAGTAAAGTCTTCGTGTCACTGTCATGGATGTATGCAG GATGTGCTCTATGACTTCCCGTCAGCTGTAACTTGCATGGCTGTCCATCCACTCTCATCGCATTATGTTGCCATAGCGGTTGGTGATGGTACACTTAAACTCTTAGACCGAAGAAAAATTGGGGTAGCACTGACTGAGACTTCTCCTTATAACATGACCCAAGACTCCACCCACTACAAGTATCGTCCAGAATGTATTGGAATTGAGCCTCGTAAAATTACCTCTGTTCAATTTAATCATGTTGGCTCTGAGCTCCTCGTCAGTTACAGCGAGGATTATGTTTATTTGTTTAACAGTGGCCTGTTTGGAACTGGATCCACACACAGTTCTGCCATTCCCAAACCAGTGTACTTGTCCgatagttacatgtactctCCTCTAGTTTGCCGAAAAAGAAGTCACCAGGCTCAAACGAAATTATTGTCTTCGATGCCAAGTATTGAACCGTCAGGAGGTGCTGATTTACCAGTAGTTCAGAACTCATCATCAAATGATGAACCACCCCCTGTGAAGAAGTTTCGTCTGCGAGGTGATTGGTCAGACACTGGTCCTAATGCAAGACCAGATGGTTCGCCGGAACTAAGAGAAAGTAGTCGCCCATCACACAGCCTCATGAGCAGAATGTCTCAGATGTTTGCCCGCTGGATCGATATATCGCTAAGTCCTGAGGAGGGCGAAGCGAGTGAAGGTAGCGAGAATGTGCCAAGAGTTAATACTTCACTAACATCTTCAAATTCATCAAACGATTCTTCATTCCAACTATTTGCAACAGATGAGGAGGAGATAAGTAGAACACACCCTGCAGAAAATCAAGAAAGTGAACTCAATCAAAGTTCTGTTGATCATGCCCAACACGTTGAGGAGGCAGCTATTGTTCCGACAGACTCTAGTTTTAGCGATGGTGTTAAAAAATGTAATTTGTCCCCAGTGGACAGAAATGAAGTGGCTGCCACTAGTTGTGTATCTTCCACATGTTTAGTTGAAGAACCAGAAACTGCAATCCCAACCATAAACATAATAGAAGGAGAGACCGACAGTGACGATGAAGATGATGCACAGTCACAAAATTGGAAGTCACAGCTTCGCGCCCAGGAAGTTCCGGAATCAGGTACAGTCAAGAGTGGTAAGCAAGAGTTCACTGACTGCTTACAACCGTTCATGATATACAAGGGCCACAGAAATTCTCGAACAATG ATAAAACAGGCTAGCTTTTGGGGAGATAACTGGATCATGAGTGGCAGTGATTGTGgccgtgtgtttgtgtgggacAAGTGGAGTGGACAGATCGTCAACATGCTTGAAGCTGACTCACATGTTGTCAACTGTATACAACCACACCCTCATGCTTATC TTTTGGCCACTAGTGGTATTGACTATGACGTCAAGCTATGGGAGCCAACAGCAGATGTGCCGTGTTGCCTTGACAATAAAGAGGATGTGGTGAAGCGTAATGAGACAATGCTGAGAGAGAACAGGAACACAATCACTGTTCCATCCATGTTTGTGTTCCGAATACTCTCTTACCTCAATAGAAGACGGAGAA TGCACAGAGACTTGGAAGAGGAAGACGAAGACTCCCCCAATGATTGA
- the LOC135350341 gene encoding palmitoyltransferase ZDHHC9-like isoform X2: MVTKYSPIMTVRKYERFRGNNRFFCCGYLISARQIGIMVFVAILLVIVFALFLAFDSRFLIANVYPIGVGAIFPIIAAFGLFYSMAFLLKTGCTDPGIIPRAKTDELDYQLRQADDVIKQGTARYMTITVKGEQQKLKWCATCEIWRPPRASHCGLCNNCYDRFDHHCPVVGNCVAKRNYRYFYLFLVSVFCMCIYGMGCNVAVIVLASKMTNFGDALKTYPASVIEFAICGLGAVAVSGLACMHTWLIATMQTTNEDIKGTFNPRRQGRDVSNPYTQRNCCKNFLLVICGPFQPSLIDRRGVVDLDEEDAAERSDYGSTAGTVVHSTAVPGIPIESSSKPNDQSQELLNPVQSSSPASKPSTDNESPSAVIGSTEVEVHASDDETETHKLITNDVN, encoded by the exons ATGGTGACAAAGTATTCTCCTATCATGACTGTGCGGAAGTATGAACGATTTCGTGGTAACAATCGGTTTTTTTGTTGTGGGTATCTGATATCTGCTCGCCAGATAGGGATCATGGTCTTTGTGGCCATCCTGTTGGTGATTGTGTTTGCCCTCTTCTTGGCATTTGA ctCTCGATTCCTTATCGCTAACGTGTATCCAATAGGAGTGGGGGCCATCTTCCCCATTATTGCTGCTTTTGGTCTTTTCTATTCCATGGCCTTCCTCCTCAAGACTGGCTGCACTGACCCCGGCATCATCCCTCGAGCAAAGACCGATGAGCTAGATTACCAACTAAGGCAGGCCGATGATG TTATAAAACAAGGTACAGCACGATACATGACGATTACAGTCAAAGGAGAACAGCAAAAGCTCAAGTGGTGTGCCACTTGCGAGATATGGCGACCCCCAAGAGCCTCCCATTGTGGGCTCTGTAACAACTGCTATG ACCGCTTTGACCACCATTGCCCTGTG GTTGGCAACTGTGTGGCAAAGAGGAACTACCGTTACTTCTACTTATTCTTAGTGTCTGTGTTTTGTATGTGTATCTATGGCATGGGCTGCAATGTGGCTGTCATTGTTCTTG CCTCCAAGATGACGAACTTTGGTGATGCTCTCAAGACGTACCCTGCCTCTGTCATAGAGTTTGCTATTTGTGGCCTTGGTGCCGTTGCTGTATCTGGGCTTGCCTGTATGCACACATGGCTCATAGCAACCATGCAGACAACTAATGAAGAT ATCAAGGGAACTTTTAACCCACGGCGACAAGGTCGTGATGTCAGCAATCCTTATACTCAGCGAAACTGCTGCAAGAACTTCCTGTTGGTCATCTGTGGCCCTTTCCAACCCAG tcttATTGATCGCCGTGGAGTGGTGGACCTGGATGAAGAAGATGCTGCTGAGAGGTCTGATTATGGCAGCACTGCTGGTACCGTGGTACATAGTACAGCTGTTCCTGGG ATACCCATAGAATCATCTTCTAAGCCAAATGACCAATCACAAGAGTTACTAAACCCTGTTCAGTCCTCTTCGCCAGCCTCGAAACCAAGTACTGACAACGAAAGTCCATCAGCAGTTATAGGTTCGACAGAGGTTGAAGTTCATGCCAGCGATGATGAGACCGAAACACACAAGCTCATAACAAACGACGTAAACTGA
- the LOC135350336 gene encoding DDB1- and CUL4-associated factor 6-like isoform X1 — protein sequence MYASYSQKEVGLINDHALSRTARNSHYLVTRLKRSSTLKGHTGCVNSVSWNESGTQLVSGSDDCHLNFYDSASRTIWHRIHTSHLSNIFSAKFLPWSSDLQVVSCAGVGTVEHTQLSPDGEYVGHQFHCHTSLTYQVGTIPASPNEFLTCEEKGYVRMFDLRVKSSCHCHGCMQDVLYDFPSAVTCMAVHPLSSHYVAIAVGDGTLKLLDRRKIGVALTETSPYNMTQDSTHYKYRPECIGIEPRKITSVQFNHVGSELLVSYSEDYVYLFNSGLFGTGSTHSSAIPKPVYLSDSYMYSPLVCRKRSHQAQTKLLSSMPSIEPSGGADLPVVQNSSSNDEPPPVKKFRLRGDWSDTGPNARPDGSPELRESSRPSHSLMSRMSQMFARWIDISLSPEEGEASEGSENVPRVNTSLTSSNSSNDSSFQLFATDEEEISRTHPAENQESELNQSSVDHAQHVEEAAIVPTDSSFSDGVKKCNLSPVDRNEVAATSCVSSTCLVEEPETAIPTINIIEGETDSDDEDDAQSQNWKSQLRAQEVPESGTVKSGKQEFTDCLQPFMIYKGHRNSRTMIKQASFWGDNWIMSGSDCGRVFVWDKWSGQIVNMLEADSHVVNCIQPHPHAYLLATSGIDYDVKLWEPTADVPCCLDNKEDVVKRNETMLRENRNTITVPSMFVFRILSYLNRRRRSKLPYSDAQRLGRGRRRLPQ from the exons ATGTATGCATCTTACTCGCAGAAGGAAGTTGGTCTAATCAATGATCATGCTCTCTCAAGAACAGCAAGAA ACTCTCACTACCTGGTAACGAGGCTGAAGAGGTCCAGTACATTGAAGGGACACACTGGATGT GTCAACTCTGTATCATGGAACGAGTCTGGGACTCAACTGGTGTCTGGGTCTGATGACTGCCATCTGAACTTCTATGACTCTGCATCACGGACA ATATGGCACCGCATTCACACGAGTCACCTATCCAACATTTTCAGTGCAAAATTTCTCCCGTGGTCATCTGACCTCCAAGTGGTGTCATGTGCTGGTGTGGGTACCGTGGAGCACACCCAGCTCTCACCTGATGGAGAGTACGTGGGACACCAGTTCCATTGTCATACATCTCTTACTTATCAG GTAGGAACTATTCCAGCCTCTCCTAATGAGTTTCTGACATGCGAGGAGAAGGGTTATGTGCGGATGTTTGATCTCAGAGTAAAGTCTTCGTGTCACTGTCATGGATGTATGCAG GATGTGCTCTATGACTTCCCGTCAGCTGTAACTTGCATGGCTGTCCATCCACTCTCATCGCATTATGTTGCCATAGCGGTTGGTGATGGTACACTTAAACTCTTAGACCGAAGAAAAATTGGGGTAGCACTGACTGAGACTTCTCCTTATAACATGACCCAAGACTCCACCCACTACAAGTATCGTCCAGAATGTATTGGAATTGAGCCTCGTAAAATTACCTCTGTTCAATTTAATCATGTTGGCTCTGAGCTCCTCGTCAGTTACAGCGAGGATTATGTTTATTTGTTTAACAGTGGCCTGTTTGGAACTGGATCCACACACAGTTCTGCCATTCCCAAACCAGTGTACTTGTCCgatagttacatgtactctCCTCTAGTTTGCCGAAAAAGAAGTCACCAGGCTCAAACGAAATTATTGTCTTCGATGCCAAGTATTGAACCGTCAGGAGGTGCTGATTTACCAGTAGTTCAGAACTCATCATCAAATGATGAACCACCCCCTGTGAAGAAGTTTCGTCTGCGAGGTGATTGGTCAGACACTGGTCCTAATGCAAGACCAGATGGTTCGCCGGAACTAAGAGAAAGTAGTCGCCCATCACACAGCCTCATGAGCAGAATGTCTCAGATGTTTGCCCGCTGGATCGATATATCGCTAAGTCCTGAGGAGGGCGAAGCGAGTGAAGGTAGCGAGAATGTGCCAAGAGTTAATACTTCACTAACATCTTCAAATTCATCAAACGATTCTTCATTCCAACTATTTGCAACAGATGAGGAGGAGATAAGTAGAACACACCCTGCAGAAAATCAAGAAAGTGAACTCAATCAAAGTTCTGTTGATCATGCCCAACACGTTGAGGAGGCAGCTATTGTTCCGACAGACTCTAGTTTTAGCGATGGTGTTAAAAAATGTAATTTGTCCCCAGTGGACAGAAATGAAGTGGCTGCCACTAGTTGTGTATCTTCCACATGTTTAGTTGAAGAACCAGAAACTGCAATCCCAACCATAAACATAATAGAAGGAGAGACCGACAGTGACGATGAAGATGATGCACAGTCACAAAATTGGAAGTCACAGCTTCGCGCCCAGGAAGTTCCGGAATCAGGTACAGTCAAGAGTGGTAAGCAAGAGTTCACTGACTGCTTACAACCGTTCATGATATACAAGGGCCACAGAAATTCTCGAACAATG ATAAAACAGGCTAGCTTTTGGGGAGATAACTGGATCATGAGTGGCAGTGATTGTGgccgtgtgtttgtgtgggacAAGTGGAGTGGACAGATCGTCAACATGCTTGAAGCTGACTCACATGTTGTCAACTGTATACAACCACACCCTCATGCTTATC TTTTGGCCACTAGTGGTATTGACTATGACGTCAAGCTATGGGAGCCAACAGCAGATGTGCCGTGTTGCCTTGACAATAAAGAGGATGTGGTGAAGCGTAATGAGACAATGCTGAGAGAGAACAGGAACACAATCACTGTTCCATCCATGTTTGTGTTCCGAATACTCTCTTACCTCAATAGAAGACGGAGAAGtaagctaccgtatagcga TGCACAGAGACTTGGAAGAGGAAGACGAAGACTCCCCCAATGA
- the LOC135350345 gene encoding ATP synthase subunit O, mitochondrial-like gives MAATRQLWRLCPRLPLVFSQGYASAAAAETVKAPIKVFGIEGRYAHALFSAAAKQKSLDKVEKELNDFQFALSKDSKLEDFMRNPTLNKTRKDAALRGVLKEKKYSDLTVNLFGALAENNRLTKTQSVIKAYQTIMSAHRGEVPCTVTTAKPLAEKHTKELEKSLQNFTTKGQVLKLDVKVDPSIIGGMVVDFGDKFIDMSTQTKIKKIVQTLKVGMS, from the exons ATGGCGGCTACGAGACAGCTTTGGAGACTGTGCCCTAGATTGCCACTG GTCTTTAGTCAGGGCTATGCTTCAGCTGCTGCTGCAGAAACGGTCAAG GCCCCCATCAAGGTCTTTGGAATAGAAGGGAGGTATGCACATGCCCTATTTTCAGCTGCTGCTAAGCAGAAGTCTTTAGACAAAGTTGAAAAGGAACTCAATGATTTCCAG TTTGCACTATCCAAAGACAGTAAATTGGAGGATTTTATGCGAAACCCGACTCTCAACAAGACTCGGAAAGACG CCGCATTGCGTGGTGTATTAAAAGAGAAGAAATACTCTGACCTGACGGTGAACCTCTTTG GTGCCTTGGCTGAGAATAACAGACTAACTAAGACTCAGAGTGTGATCAAAGCCTACCAGACCATCATGAGTGCTCACAGAGGAGAGGTCCCCTGCACTGTCACCACTGCTAAG CCCCTGGCAGAGAAGCACACGAAGGAGCTTGAAAAATCACTCCAAAACTTCACTACTAAGGGACAGGTGCTCAAGTTAGATGTGAAG GTGGATCCATCCATTATTGGTGGAATGGTTGTAGACTTCGGAGACAAATTCATCGACATGTCTACTCAGACGAAAATCAAGAAGATTGTCCAAACTCTGAAAGTAGGCATGTCCTAA